From the Deinococcus hopiensis KR-140 genome, one window contains:
- a CDS encoding tyrosine-type recombinase/integrase, which produces MTLAQYNADLHHRTSSWSNLHRDERRRRAVKACAEKDAEVLWEIVEWYLTQHAQAGLLVSPHTQLSYRTGTRQLVAFMAEHAWNVLSPEREDVQGYVNTLLASGKSIATVQARAAAGRTLYAALREVDATKAVPFEGLRVPKDRRHPLEKNAPYPRRRMEDVLEKARDQVGRDPKRAARHLEVWALLLLLAHTGLRIDEALSLGWRDVHLDEDDARLVVRSGKGRKSREVPVSPRLAAALIRFQALPRSKRHVGDQLFPYRTWRGAAYHVKPLFQREDGSNDFRGFHAIRKFMGSRLYDTLGDFTAVAEVLGHASVDTTRGYVRVGVNRAKKAVADW; this is translated from the coding sequence ATGACGCTCGCGCAGTACAACGCAGACCTCCACCACCGGACCAGCAGCTGGTCCAACCTCCACCGTGACGAGCGGCGACGCCGGGCCGTGAAGGCCTGCGCCGAAAAAGATGCAGAAGTGTTGTGGGAGATCGTCGAGTGGTACCTCACCCAGCACGCTCAAGCTGGGCTGCTCGTCAGTCCACATACCCAGCTGAGTTACCGCACAGGCACCAGGCAGCTGGTTGCCTTCATGGCTGAGCACGCCTGGAATGTCCTGTCCCCGGAACGCGAGGACGTGCAGGGGTATGTCAACACCCTGCTCGCTTCTGGCAAAAGCATCGCCACTGTCCAGGCCCGCGCCGCCGCGGGGCGTACCCTCTACGCCGCCCTGCGCGAGGTCGACGCGACAAAGGCCGTTCCCTTCGAAGGACTTCGCGTGCCCAAAGACCGCCGGCACCCGCTGGAGAAGAATGCACCGTACCCGAGGCGACGGATGGAGGACGTCCTGGAGAAAGCGCGCGACCAGGTGGGCCGTGATCCGAAACGTGCGGCGCGCCACCTGGAAGTGTGGGCGCTGCTGCTCCTCCTGGCCCACACGGGGTTGCGGATCGATGAGGCGTTGTCCCTCGGATGGCGTGACGTCCACCTGGACGAGGATGATGCCCGGTTGGTGGTCCGGTCCGGCAAGGGGCGCAAATCGCGCGAAGTACCGGTCTCACCGCGTCTCGCTGCAGCCCTCATCCGCTTCCAGGCCTTGCCGAGATCCAAGCGGCACGTGGGTGACCAGCTCTTCCCATACCGGACCTGGCGAGGGGCGGCCTACCATGTCAAGCCCTTATTCCAGCGTGAGGACGGCAGCAACGACTTCCGGGGCTTTCACGCCATACGCAAGTTCATGGGTTCACGTCTGTATGACACCCTTGGCGACTTCACGGCTGTCGCGGAGGTGTTGGGACATGCCAGCGTCGACACCACGCGAGGCTACGTTCGAGTGGGGGTGAACCGGGCAAAGAAAGCCGTCGCGGACTGGTGA
- the tnpC gene encoding IS66 family transposase, producing the protein MTCPNCERLQARIRELEAQVARTSETSHQPPSQDQAWKKKPKSERLSGVRSSGGQVGHPGTTLKMSTSPDEVVVLPVTGSCTCGQHWDEVEVHDLLARQVLDLPEVQLHVTEYQAEVKVCPRCHHRQQAAFPPDVRGQVQYGPRFQGLAVYLNVAQFLPFKRVGDVLETLCGQRPSEGTLALHLNLATERLAGFEAGLKEALLEEPVLHVDETGSKVKGKLAWVHVISSKQLTLYGHDPHRGSAAIQAMGVLPQYRGLLMHDAWLTYFQLSARHALCNAHLLRELRFLHEQLHQDWAGELRAAMQGVYHQHKSGTLTPPEKAAFLVRFNALVEAGLVFNPAAEPVPKQRGRVKQSTGRNLALRCQKHRDKMLRFLHEDDVPFDNNQAERDIRMVCVKRKISGGFRSAAGGKNFCRIRSYLSTLQKQELSIYKGLIGIFQNNIILPRLRFSC; encoded by the coding sequence GTGACCTGCCCGAATTGCGAACGACTCCAAGCGCGCATCCGCGAGTTGGAAGCGCAGGTCGCACGGACCAGCGAGACGTCCCATCAGCCGCCCAGCCAGGACCAGGCTTGGAAGAAGAAGCCCAAGAGCGAACGCCTTTCTGGCGTTCGCTCCTCTGGTGGTCAGGTGGGACACCCTGGCACCACCTTGAAGATGAGCACCTCGCCCGACGAGGTGGTTGTGCTCCCCGTGACGGGAAGCTGTACGTGTGGACAGCATTGGGACGAGGTCGAAGTGCACGACCTCCTGGCTCGGCAGGTCTTGGACCTGCCGGAAGTCCAGTTGCACGTGACCGAGTACCAGGCCGAAGTGAAGGTGTGCCCGCGCTGTCACCACCGACAACAGGCGGCGTTCCCACCGGACGTGCGCGGTCAGGTGCAGTACGGCCCTCGCTTCCAAGGCCTGGCGGTGTACCTGAATGTCGCCCAGTTCCTGCCCTTCAAGCGGGTGGGCGATGTGCTTGAGACGCTGTGCGGTCAGCGTCCCAGTGAAGGGACACTCGCGCTGCACCTCAACCTCGCCACAGAGCGACTGGCTGGGTTTGAGGCCGGCCTGAAAGAAGCCTTGCTCGAAGAACCTGTCCTCCATGTGGACGAGACGGGCAGCAAGGTGAAGGGCAAGCTCGCCTGGGTGCATGTCATCAGCAGCAAGCAACTCACTCTGTATGGGCACGACCCGCACCGCGGGTCGGCTGCTATCCAAGCCATGGGGGTCCTGCCCCAGTACCGCGGGCTGTTGATGCATGATGCCTGGCTCACGTACTTCCAACTCTCTGCCCGACACGCGCTGTGTAACGCCCACCTGCTTCGGGAGTTGCGTTTCCTCCACGAACAGTTGCACCAAGACTGGGCAGGAGAACTGCGGGCCGCAATGCAAGGCGTCTACCATCAACACAAGTCAGGCACCCTAACTCCACCGGAGAAAGCCGCGTTCCTGGTTCGCTTTAATGCCCTCGTGGAAGCGGGGTTAGTTTTCAACCCCGCAGCAGAGCCGGTACCGAAGCAGCGGGGACGAGTGAAGCAGTCCACTGGACGCAACCTCGCCCTTCGATGTCAGAAGCACCGGGACAAGATGTTGCGCTTCCTCCACGAGGACGATGTCCCGTTCGACAATAATCAAGCTGAGCGAGACATTCGGATGGTGTGTGTGAAGCGCAAGATCTCGGGTGGCTTTCGTTCTGCTGCGGGAGGGAAGAACTTCTGTCGCATCCGCAGTTATCTCTCTACACTTCAGAAGCAAGAACTCTCAATTTACAAGGGTTTGATAGGCATTTTCCAGAATAACATCATTCTTCCTCGACTTCGGTTCTCATGCTGA